The Oncorhynchus gorbuscha isolate QuinsamMale2020 ecotype Even-year linkage group LG08, OgorEven_v1.0, whole genome shotgun sequence DNA window ttacgtttatggggggtcaattaaggaagacatcctcttctgcacaccactggaaaccaggacaagaggagaggatatttttaaagtactggatagctttgtgacatcaaatttTTCATTATTCTGTCACAAAATGATAGGAGAAAATTGTCCTTGAAGATGTTTCAATGTCCATTTTAATGTAGTGCAAGATAAAACCCTGTAAGATTGTTTTATATCTGCTTCTTAAACCACATTATTAACTGCATCTCACTACTTTTGTTTTTACAGGTTATAGTGAACATTTTTCTTGATATGCTGCTGTAAATATACTTCAGAAATCATGGTGAGTGAAATACTTTATTTATACAGTTTCCTGACATTTGATAACCTTTCATGCTTCCCATTAAAGAAGCAATCTGCGATTGGTACATCCATTATTTAAAACTTTTAAATGAATTATACCCATTGATTCATGAAAAATCTAACTTAAAAAAGCTTCATTAGCTTAGTTCCACTGTCATACCCCATCGGAACCCAAAATATATACACGTATTTTGCTACATTGTTAGTAAACAATTGATTTATAAACCAACACTAGCTTCCAACCATGTTAAAACTATACTTTTTATATCATGGTTgctcagtccttgcatccattgcTCTGtcaatgaatttgagagtggtttcaTTTCTCTAGCCTCACCCCTCAacttttttttacaaaaacagtGTTTGAAATGCAGATTTTCCCTTTAAAAGAACAGAAGCATTGAGGAAGTATGTTCTCCTAAAAACAAGCTATCTATCCTGTTGGAAATCAGATCCTAAAACCATGCAAATATTTTGATTTACCAGAGTCTTTGAATACTGCTCACATACTAATGTAACTGTTACAAACAGTTGATGCTTAAACTTCATGATAGTGACTacaattgatttgatttaattgtaTTTCACTGTTGACATCTTAGAATGGGGAAAGTCAGCAAAGATGTTATTCCGAAAGCTTGGTCCTGGAGGATTCAGACAGAGGAGGAGTTGTCATCACTGGAATCACAGACCCTAGAGTCACTAATAAGAGTGGCTTGAAAGAAGGTAAAGTGTCACAGATCAGTTAAtttctacaacaacaaaaaacattcttAATTATAAAATGTAAAGGATATGTACGTTTTGTTATTGGTTGTacatacagtgaggcaaaaaagtatttagtcggccaccaattgtgcaagttctcccacttaaaaatatgagagaggcctgtaattttcctcataggtacacttcaactatgacagacaaaatgagaaaaaaatccagaaaatcacattgtaggatttttaatgtatttatttgcaaattatggtggaaaataagtatttggtcacccacaaacaagcaagatttctggctctcacagacctgtaacttcttctttaagaggctcctctgtcctccactcgttacctgaacttgttatcagtataaaagacacctgtccacaacctcaaacagtcacactccaaattccactatggccaagaccaaagagctgtcaaaggacaccagaaacagaattgtagacttgcaccaggctgggaagactgcatcTGCATTAGGgaggcagcttggtttgaagaaatcaactgtgggagaaattattaggaaatggaagacatacaagaccactgataatctccctcgatctggggctccacacaagatctcaccccatggggtcaaaatgatcacaagtgaatggtgagcaaaaatcccagaaccacacggggggacctagtgaatgacctgcggagagctgggaccaaagtaacaaagcctaccatcagtaacacactacgccgccagggactcaaatcctgcagtgccagacgtgtccccctgcttaatccagtacatgtccaggcccgtctgaagtttgctagggagcatttggatgatccagaagaatattgggagaatgtcatatggtcagatgaaaccaaaagaAAAAATTTTGGTCAACACtgaactcgtcgtgtttggaggacaaagaatgctgagttgcatccaaagaacaccatacctactgtgaagcacagggtggaaacatcatgctttggggctgtttttctgcaaagggaccaggacgactgatccgtgtaaaggaaagaatgaatggggccatgtatcgtgagattttgagtgaaaacctccttccatcagcaagggcattgaagatgaaacctggctggatctttcagcatgacaatgatcccaaacacaccgcccgggcaacgaaggagtggcttcgtaagaagcatttcaaggtcctggagtggcctagccagtctccagatctcaaccccatagaaaatctttggagggagttgaaagtccgtgttgcccagcaacagccccaaagcatcacTGCTcttgaggagatctgcatggaggaatgggccaaaataccagaaacagtgtgtgaaaaccttgtgaagacttacagaaaacgtttgacctctgtcattgccaacaaagggtacataacaaagtattgagataaacttttgttattgaccaaatacttattttccaccataatttgcaaatgaattcattttaaaatcctacaatgtatttttttttaatttctctcattttttaagtgggagaacttgcacaattggtggctgactaaatacttttttgtgcCCCACTGTATAAGAAAACCCTTTTAAACCCTCCATTTCTTCTACTGTTTTAGGCGATGAGATTGTCGCTGCCACCATACATCTTAACCACCTTAATAAAGATGACCTGATGAAAATACTTAAGATCATGGAGCCTTACGAAGACAACATGAGTTTTGTGACAAAGCCGGATCTGAATGCCAGCGTCAGTCTCAGCTCACTGGACAGTGGTCTCAAAAGTCCCGGGGATGTACGTTTCCGAATCAAATTTACTTCATGATTTATGTCAGCAGTCATTACACTATGCTCAAGGTTCTTTTTAATTTCTGAACAATTATATTAATAATGTATTATGGATCAATACCTTAGTATTTGTCCATTGACTACCACTTAATTGCTATTTGATTGTCTACAGATGCTCAAAGATACCTACAGCAGAATGCAGCGAGCAGTTGAGGCACCATCTATTGAGGTTAATGGCCTCAATGGACAATTAAATGCAGAAGGCTGGTTGAAGAATGAAATCAATGGTCCCACTTTGAATGGGGTATTGCCCAATATGACATTGGACACAGCTGGACCTGATGGAGGTGCAAAGTTCCCCACCATTGGAATGTCTGGGCCagtaatgaaaggagcagatCAGGAGGGCACCCTCACACACCCTAAAGTCAGTCTATCAACACCAGAGTTCAGCACGCCAGATGCTTCACTTGACTTGGAGAAACCTGAGGTTAAGACAAGTGGATTGATGTACAAGCCTCCAAAATTCAAAATGCCTCACTTCAAACTACCACAAGTAAAAGCCAACATGCCAAAGGGAGATGTGAATGTATCAGCAGATTTAGAAGGCCCTGGTTTGAGTGGAGAGCTAGAGACACGAGATCTGAACCTCTCATCCCCTGATGTGGAAATCAAACGCCCAGATTTGAATGGGCCAAATGCGGTCTTGAAAGCTCCAGCTGTTGACATAGAGGCTCCTTCTGGCAAATTCAAATGGCTTACTCTCACAAAGCCCAAGTTTGGATTATCTGGACCAATAATGAAGGGACATGAAGTGGACATAGATGCTGACCTGTCTGCACCTGACATGAATCTCTCCACTCTAAACATTGATGGAGAGATAAGCGCATCAGATGTAGACTTGAGTATACCAAAAGCTGAGGTAGATCTGCAAGCTCCAGATATCGACATTGAGGCTCTCTCAAGTAAATTTAAATGGCCTCATTTAAATAAACACAAATTTGGTCTTCATGGGCCCAAAGTCAACTCCCCTGGTGTGGATGTTAAAGCAGATCTGGAGAAACCAACAGTTGATCTTTCTGTCCCAAAGATTGAGGCTGAAATGAGCAACCCAGATTTAGAACTGAATTTACCCAAATCAGACCTCAGCAGCCCTGAGGTAGATGTAAAAGCCCATGTTGTTGATATTCATCCTCCCACTGGGAAACTTAAGTTCCCAACACTCAAAAAGCCCAATTTCAGGCTCTCGGGACCAAATATAAAAGCTCCAGACATTGATGTTGATGCAGATCTGAAGGCACCTgacctcagtctctctgtccctgaagTTGAGGCAGGGCTTAACATGCCTGATTTGCACACCAATTTGCCAAATGCAGATATCAAAGGCCCTGAAGTAGACCTGAACGCATCGGAAGTGGACATTGAGCCCGTTTCAGGGAAATTAAAATGGTTTACTCTAAAAAAAACAAAGTTTGGTCTCTCTGGACCCAAGGTTAAGGGTCTCGAAGAATTGAATCTCGCCCCTCCAAACGTTGATGGAGAAATAAATGCACCAGATGTAGATCTTATTTTACCCAAATCTGACCTGGAAGGCCCAGAGGTAGATGTTGACACTGATGCCCATTCTGGAAAATTCAAGTGGTTCAACCTAAAGAAGCCCACAGCTGATTTGAAAGGTCCAGATGTAGATCTTCAAGCACCAGAGGTCGACATTAAGACACCCTCTGGAAAGCAAAGATTTCCAATTTTAAAAATGCCCACAATTAACTGGACTGGACATAAGGTGAAGGGACCAAAGCTTGATGGTGATCTGAAGAGAGCAGAATTGGACCTATCAGCTCCCAAGTTTGATGTGAATTTACCAGGAGCAGATCTCCAAGGCCTTGATCTTAACCTCTCCACACCATCAACTACAGCAGACATTGCTGTTCCAGATGTAGATCTTCAGGCACCAGAAGTTAACATTGAGACACCCACTGGAAAGAAACGATTTCCAACTTTAAAAATGCCCAAAATTAACTGGTCTGGACATAAGGTGAAGGGACCAAACCTTGATATTGATGCTGATCTAAAGAAAGCAGATTTGAACCTCTCAGCTCCAGAGGTTGATGTGAATTTACCAGAAGCAGATCTCCAAGGCTCTGATCTCAACCTCTCAGCACCAGCAATTGAAGGAAACATCACTGTTCCAGATGTCAATGTCAGTTTGCCTGAAGCTAACCTCGAAGGACCAGATGTAGATTTAGACCTTGATGCTCCCTCTGGAAAATTCAAGTTGCCAAAACTAAAATggacaaaaataagaaaagtaaAAGGACCAGAACTTGATGTTGATCTTAAGACCCCAGAATTAGCTGTTGATGTTAATTCACTTGAAGCAGATCTGAAAGGACCTTGTCTCAACTTGAAAACAACAGATCTCAACCTTTCAGCACCAGCAATTGACGGAGACATTGCTGCTCCAGATTTCAATATCAGTTTGCCTGAAGTTGACCCAAATGCTCCCTCTGGAACATTCAAGTTGCCAAAAtacaaactccccaaatgcagtgTAACAGGGCGAAGAGTTAAAGGACCAAACCTTGATGCTGAGCTAAAGGCCCCAAAATTGGATGTCTCTGTTCCTGATGTGGATGTCAGTTTGCCAACTGCTGACCTCCAAGCCCCTGTAGTTGAGCTGAAAACACCCGACCTGGACCTTTCTGCTCCAAAGATTGAGGGAACCATCGCTGCTCCAGATTTGAGTGTCAGTTTGCCTGAAGCTGACATCAAAGGTCCAGAGGTAGATCTCGACACCCCAGAAGTTGACCTTGATGCTCCCTCTGGAACATTCAAGTTGCCAAAATTCAAACTCCCCAAATCCAGTTTAACAGGACCAAGAGTTAAAGGACCAAACCTTGATGCTGAGCTAAAGGCCCCAAAATTAGATGTCTCTGTTCCTGATGTGGATGTCAGTTTGCAGACAGCTGACCTCCAAACCCCTGTAGTAGAGCTGAAAACACCAGACCTTTCTGCCCCCAAAATCAAGGGATCTATGGCTGCTCCAGATTTGAGGACCAATTTGCCTGAAGCTGGCATCAAAGGTCCAGAGGTAGATCTCGACACCCCAGAAGTTGACCTTGATGCTCCCTCTGGAACATTCAAGTTGCCCAAATTGAAACTCCCCAAATCCAGTTTAACAGGACCAAGGGTTAAAGGACCAAACCTTGATGCTGAGCTAAAGGCCCCAAAATTGGATGTCTCTGTTCCTGATGTGGATGTCAATTTACCGACAGCTGACCTCCAAGCCACTGTAGTAGAGCTGAAAACACCAGATCTCAACCGTTCTGCCCCCAAACTTGATGGTGAAGTGAATGTACCAGAGATTAGAATGGATGTACCCAAAACTGATCTCAAAGGACCTGGACTAGTTCTAAAAGCTCCAGATGTAGACATTGATGCCCCTTCAGGCAAATTCAAATTGCCCCATTTTAAACTCCCCAAATTTGGCCTTTCAGGTTCTGAACTTGAGGGACAAAACCTTGACGTTGAGACACCTGACATTAAAGTTTCAGTTCCCAGAGTTGAGAGTCAACTTGAAGCCCCAAAGGTAGATATAGCTCTACCTCAAGCATACCTCAAGCTATCAGATCCTAATGTTAAAAGTGATATCAGTGCTCCAGATGTAAATCTAAGTTTACCAAAAACTGACCTCTCGGGCTCTGAGGTAGAGTTGAATGGTCCTGATCTAAATCTCTCTACCCCAGGATTTAAAGTAAGTGTCCCAGACATTAAAGGCCCCGAGGCCAAGTTTAAAGCTAAAGAGGTTGACATTGAGGCTCCCTCTGAAAAACTGCCACATTTTAAGATGCCAAAGTCTGGTCTCTCGGGGCCTAGAATAAAGGGCACAGAATTTAATGCTAGTGCAAATGTAAATACACCTGATGTGGAAGTTTCAGTCCCCAAAAAGGAGGGAGAGATTAGTACCCCTGAACTGAGTCTCTCTGCTCCTGGCATTGAGGCCAGTGCTGACATGCCAGATTTGGATGTAAATGTACCAGAAGCTGACCTCAAAGTAGATgttgaggaagagggagacacTCACAAAAGTAGATTCAAATGGCCATTCAAGTGGTCAAGCTTGAACTTATCTGGCTCAAAAGGTAAAGATTCTGACATGGACGATGAGGAAGAATCAAAGCGTGATCAGGTGGAGGTGCCAATGTTTACATTTCACAGACTGCCACAGAACAACAAGATTGAGAGTGCATTCCAAGATGCTGCCAAGGCCCTTGGTGAGCCGATGGACACGCCAAAGCTTGAAGGAGGCCTTGAAACAGCTAGCGAAGAGGTCAGTTTGCCTAAAGTGAATGAAGGACAGAAGGTGACATCACCTTCAGGACTTATTAACATCATGGAGCGGTTGAATAGATTTAAAGCAAAAACACCCACAGCTAATGTCTCTCTACCAGAAGTGAAAGGTGAGCTCCATACCCCTAGCCTTGATGTCAGCTCTACCTCAGACATAGATAGTTCCACTAAGCTTAAAAGAGGGACTTTCAAAGTTACAAAACCTGAATCTGGGATAGGCCTGGAATACCCTGTAGTGGACTCAGAGGGAAACGATAGCATGTCAATAAGCCTCTCCAATATGCTTGGTCTGAATATCAAAGAGCCCGATACAGATTATTGATAGTTTCCAGTCATGTGAACCGTACACTTGGGATAAACCAACATGATTGTAACTACTTTGTAAATACATCAATTTGTTCATGAGTTGACTCCATTTTAAGGATGTGTTTTGTCTCTATGTACAAACAAAACAGAAACATGTAATTATTTGTTTGTCGATTCTCTGATAACTTAGTTAATCCATATGCTACTACATCTATATTCAAACAGTTGACAGCAAAATGAAGGAAAATATGCTCATTGGCTCTATGTGTACTCAAACGTATTTAAATTATGGTAATGTTTCCCAAATGCTGTTCACTTGGAAgtttacttattattattatttttttacaaatgccTCAGTATTGTATCTTTCACAATTCAGACATGTTTCACCCATAAAGGAGACAATCTTTATGGAAGCTGTAATCTTCACATTTTAAGCTAAAACAATTGTTGAACAGTGAAATGTAATTCTACTATTAATTTGTTATTTCCTACTCCAATAAACTCCAATGTCTATATGACTCAATAATTTATTGATGATTGACTATAAATTATACTGTAATTGACTACAGCAATATGTAACAGAATTATATTACATGGCAGGTTTGAATTCCTGTTTGATTGGATATTCATCACTGAAATTAAAACAAATAAACATTAACTAAGTTGATAtaatcatcacacacacagaaagcTCAAACTTTCATGGAAGACTTCCTATAGTAAACCTTTTTTTTGTCACTTGTATTTTCAATGCTTCCGTACCTGTAgatttccagtcattgcgctaacactagttagcattggtTCGCGAAACTACCGCTAATGTCCTTCatactgcacgcagagacatacaaatggtatccaagAGTTCAACTGATGCAAGAATCTCACAGTATCCCTTAAATAGTATTTTAATTGACATGATTAAAGTAAATGATGATATGAGgatataattattttttttacgtgttattgaGGGAAAGTTAATAAGATTAGCAAGAATATGCAAAACATCTAGCTTTTATTTGCTTCAAGTGGGGTTGGGGAGAGGAATTGGAACCACAGTCAATATAAAGCATAAGGGCAAATTCCTAATTAGAATTCAAACTGTAGTGAAATTGAAAAACACAATCTCAGCTTCATCAAACTATCCCAAAATAATCAAGACTCAATAACTATGAATACGAACAATACATTTGGAGATTATTCCTATTTTTATGAGACTATAATGACCTAAACGCAACACTGTCATCTTTGCCATATGATATATACTACATTGATTCTTATCATGGTCACTGTTCTAAAAAAAATTACAATTGATGAACAATTCACCCTTTTAATCTCGTTCTCTTTTTCCCACCTCACCTTCTTTATGTGCTATGTTGGTTAACACAGCTCTACTTTTTATGCTCTAGCCGCCTCATTATTTTTGTGGGTACACCAACACTTGAACATACAACAATTCAGAGAATGAGGAACCTTTTGAAAAAGAAAAGAATGTGCCGGTTGAGATAATCAGAACTACAGTATTGGTAACAAGTACAAAACGACAATCAGTCCCATTAAGTCCTCAACTCCACAGGAGTCATAGCATGTGATCCAGTTGTCTTTTGCACACCAAATCATCTAAAATCCGGGAACCACTGGTTGTTTAATAAATAGGCTTCTGACAACAAATGGTCCAAGTCCCTGTTGTCATTGCTAATTCAATAAAGTGGATAGCGATTAATGAGGGCATATGTGATTAATGAGCATTTTGCCAGCGTGAGGGCCAGTCGTTCTCCATCCAGCGTTGCAGAAGCCGCAGCACATCAATGCGCTGGTAGACCCGGCAAAGTTCGGTGAGCTCAGTGACGGTCTTGTGGTTGTTGCGCAGCAGGAACTCTTGTGTGGGGCTGTGGCACATTGAGCCCTGGGTCCGGTGCTCCAGCAGAGTCAGCTCATCATAGCTCATACCCCAACGGCTCGCAAAGTTCTTCCAGTTCTTGACAGTGCAATGATTTGGATCCAGTTTAAGACGCAGTAAGTCAAGCAAGTCATTGTCATCCATTAGGTCACTGATCTTTGGAGGTGGAGCTGAGCAGCAGCACTTCTCACATTGGTTGTTCAAGAACTGCAGCTCCTTGGGGAAGTCTAAGGGGTAGGGATTGGGGCAAGGGAGAATGGAATTACCAACAGCCTTGGAAATATACAGTGCACATGAAAATGATTAGTCTACTATTTTGGTACATGTGCTGTATGCAAATGTAATGCATCTGTCTTGAAAGATGTGTTGCTATAATCTATCTACAACATGTGCTTGGAAATGTTGTTCAGGGGTATAGTATATATCATGATAAAATGAAAATTACCTGGTGAGATGGAGCCTGTGCAGATGCACTCTACACCATCTTCCACTGGCTGTACGAGGTTGGATAAAACAAAACATTACATTCAGTTCTAATTATAGAGAGGAATTAACTACGATATGATTCAGAATATCttacagcagtggttcccaaacattttatagtcctgtaccccttcaaacattcaacctccagctgcataccccctctagcaccagagtctgcgcactctcaaatgtttctTTTGTTGCCATCATACAactaataataatcaatattTTAGCTCTTTATTTaacacttgctcctacctggcacgcaggcgtcccatctagagctctggaaatgcaaatgcgctacgctaaatgctaatagtattagttaaaactcaaacgttcattaaaatacacatgcagggtattgaattaaagctacactcgttgtgaatccaggcaacaagtcagatttttaaaatgcttttcggggaaagcatgagaagctattatctgatagcatgtaacaccacaaaagacccgcaggggacgtaaacaaaataattagcatattcggcgctacacaaaccgcacaataaaatataaaacattcattacctttgaccatcttctttgttggcactcctagatgtcccataatcactattgggtcttttttcgattaaatcggtccatatatagcctagatatcgttctatgtagactgtatgataaacgaaaaaaaagagcgtttcataacgtaacgtaatttttttaaattcaaaaagtcgacgataaactttcacgaaacacttcgaaatacttttgtaatgcaactttagatattagtacacgttaataagcgataaaattcatcaggaggcgatgtaacttctatagtgtcgtctggaaaaaaacatggccgagagagctcggccatgttcgaaaaagtagagggtcgacttaacaggttaacgATCTTACATAtgaaaccttatttgttcatcaacaaTTGTGaagaactcaccacaggttaatgagaagggtgtgcttgaaaggatacacataactctgcaatgtttggttgtattggagagagtctcagtcttaaatcattttccacacacacatgctagtgagggccgagaatccactctcacatagctCAGTCAGGGGCTTCgctatgtcacatttgacattgtccgtaagcttgagatcatttgcacacaaaatatcatacaatgatggaaagacttgtgttgtccttgttaatgcagacagagaagagttcCAACTTCTTTATCATAGCcacaattttgtcccgcacattgaatagttgcggagagtccctataatcctagattcagatcacaGGCGAGAAAAAatatcacccagataggccagtcgtgtgacaaaatggtcagtaaagaaaactaagcttgtctctcaattttaaaaaatgtgtcaataatTTGCCCCTTGATAAGCTGCatacttctgtatgttgtaaaagcgttacatggttgctgcccatatcattgcatagtgcagaaaattcacaagagttcaggggccttgctttaacaaagttaaccattttcactgtagtgtccaaaacgtctttcaagctgtcaggcattcccttggcagcaagagcctctcggtggatgctgcggTGTACCCATGTcacgtcgggagcaactgcttgcacgtgcgttaccactccactatgtctccctgtcatgggttttgcaccatcagtacagataccaacatgagcagcagctacatttggctacatacggaccattAGTgtaattcccgcgagagagtaacggtgaatgtgattggatgttaattatttgactaggctacctgtttttgacattgtgttgttatttcgctgaacactagatggtttaatgaaatgtttggcagtgaaacgaggttgctcaggcgagaaaaaaaactcacccaaatgtattgTTGGAAAATATAcacggactgtttgaaaatgtgaataaataaataaataaataaatatgatatttattatatatatataaaacatgtgaatcacatttttatttggaatACCTGCCTTACAGTATTCTAAATGATAGTATTAAAATAACACAACCTTTTTAAACCAACTCATAAACCTTTTCCTATACGGAAACAAGCGATCATTCTCACTCATTAAAACGGTCTTGTGGTTTTGACACCAACCACTAGTTCCAGTTACAAAGGCTCAAACATTACAGACCAGGTCATGACATTTTCAGATGCTGGCTTAGCGGTTGGAGTCATCTTTAGTAATCTACAGTTTACAGGAGCATCCTGTCAAGGCTCATCACCACATTTTCACATTAATATGAAACTAACACAAAGAAACTACACTATCTCAGTGTAAGTGAGCCCATCACCCACCTGTCTTATTCTGTCTGAGAGAGGTGTAAGGTAGCCAGGTGGCATGGACCTCAGCTGCAGTGTCACTGTA harbors:
- the LOC124041297 gene encoding neuroblast differentiation-associated protein AHNAK-like, with amino-acid sequence MNGESQQRCYSESLVLEDSDRGGVVITGITDPRVTNKSGLKEGDEIVAATIHLNHLNKDDLMKILKIMEPYEDNMSFVTKPDLNASVSLSSLDSGLKSPGDMLKDTYSRMQRAVEAPSIEVNGLNGQLNAEGWLKNEINGPTLNGVLPNMTLDTAGPDGGAKFPTIGMSGPVMKGADQEGTLTHPKVSLSTPEFSTPDASLDLEKPEVKTSGLMYKPPKFKMPHFKLPQVKANMPKGDVNVSADLEGPGLSGELETRDLNLSSPDVEIKRPDLNGPNAVLKAPAVDIEAPSGKFKWLTLTKPKFGLSGPIMKGHEVDIDADLSAPDMNLSTLNIDGEISASDVDLSIPKAEVDLQAPDIDIEALSSKFKWPHLNKHKFGLHGPKVNSPGVDVKADLEKPTVDLSVPKIEAEMSNPDLELNLPKSDLSSPEVDVKAHVVDIHPPTGKLKFPTLKKPNFRLSGPNIKAPDIDVDADLKAPDLSLSVPEVEAGLNMPDLHTNLPNADIKGPEVDLNASEVDIEPVSGKLKWFTLKKTKFGLSGPKVKGLEELNLAPPNVDGEINAPDVDLILPKSDLEGPEVDVDTDAHSGKFKWFNLKKPTADLKGPDVDLQAPEVDIKTPSGKQRFPILKMPTINWTGHKVKGPKLDGDLKRAELDLSAPKFDVNLPGADLQGLDLNLSTPSTTADIAVPDVDLQAPEVNIETPTGKKRFPTLKMPKINWSGHKVKGPNLDIDADLKKADLNLSAPEVDVNLPEADLQGSDLNLSAPAIEGNITVPDVNVSLPEANLEGPDVDLDLDAPSGKFKLPKLKWTKIRKVKGPELDVDLKTPELAVDVNSLEADLKGPCLNLKTTDLNLSAPAIDGDIAAPDFNISLPEVDPNAPSGTFKLPKYKLPKCSVTGRRVKGPNLDAELKAPKLDVSVPDVDVSLPTADLQAPVVELKTPDLDLSAPKIEGTIAAPDLSVSLPEADIKGPEVDLDTPEVDLDAPSGTFKLPKFKLPKSSLTGPRVKGPNLDAELKAPKLDVSVPDVDVSLQTADLQTPVVELKTPDLSAPKIKGSMAAPDLRTNLPEAGIKGPEVDLDTPEVDLDAPSGTFKLPKLKLPKSSLTGPRVKGPNLDAELKAPKLDVSVPDVDVNLPTADLQATVVELKTPDLNRSAPKLDGEVNVPEIRMDVPKTDLKGPGLVLKAPDVDIDAPSGKFKLPHFKLPKFGLSGSELEGQNLDVETPDIKVSVPRVESQLEAPKVDIALPQAYLKLSDPNVKSDISAPDVNLSLPKTDLSGSEVELNGPDLNLSTPGFKVSVPDIKGPEAKFKAKEVDIEAPSEKLPHFKMPKSGLSGPRIKGTEFNASANVNTPDVEVSVPKKEGEISTPELSLSAPGIEASADMPDLDVNVPEADLKVDVEEEGDTHKSRFKWPFKWSSLNLSGSKGKDSDMDDEEESKRDQVEVPMFTFHRLPQNNKIESAFQDAAKALGEPMDTPKLEGGLETASEEVSLPKVNEGQKVTSPSGLINIMERLNRFKAKTPTANVSLPEVKGELHTPSLDVSSTSDIDSSTKLKRGTFKVTKPESGIGLEYPVVDSEGNDSMSISLSNMLGLNIKEPDTDY
- the edaradd gene encoding ectodysplasin-A receptor-associated adapter protein; translated protein: MCTSICVKMNSLKAFKEPFDRIISEPVEDTDTSSFMAEMSLKSNYPVQVTEPQDTVTLQLRSMPPGYLTPLSDRIRQPVEDGVECICTGSISPDFPKELQFLNNQCEKCCCSAPPPKISDLMDDNDLLDLLRLKLDPNHCTVKNWKNFASRWGMSYDELTLLEHRTQGSMCHSPTQEFLLRNNHKTVTELTELCRVYQRIDVLRLLQRWMENDWPSRWQNAH